In Sphaeramia orbicularis chromosome 10, fSphaOr1.1, whole genome shotgun sequence, the following proteins share a genomic window:
- the ugl gene encoding malate synthase-like, protein MSGPLGLELFPPPQGLKAEYDTLFTKDCLLFLHQLISTFDKEVDQVLRLRVSRKAHLDLSGDLPGFLENTSHVRTDPDWRVLPVPPRLCRRHVDIGDLAPCDTQRFIKALQSPAQGIQVDFDDGNCPTYHNQIRGIHNVLKAVHNQFSDVPHISEVPVLMLRPRAWNMVEPNMMVEGKQAPGPLFDFGLLMFHCGKTLFEEQSGPFFYLSKVESFMEARLWNNIFVWTQQKLDLPLGTIKATVLIENILAAFEMEEILYELRDHSAGLNCGIWDYSASFVNKFGHREAFLLPDRSKYVNMEKRFLRSYMDLLVQTCHRRGALATGGMAALLLPQDTYSTSYRTVLDTVTRLKLLEIQAGVDGFMVYDLRLIEPMQELFRLHTEGDNQLQQLRHDVIVSPDDLLSMPSGGVTLSGLKHNIAVSVLFINAWLSGKGHYFYRGQVEDSATAEISRSQVWQWICHQTQLEDDSRLVNRTLVTELIKEALTELSVFCQSAREKWRLHTAADMVLEVVLKRDFPEFITTYLSQDHTFLSSHSRGRSVDSVTDQSKL, encoded by the exons ATGTCC GGACCATTGGGCTTGGAGCTGTTTCCTCCTCCCCAAGGATTGAAAGCAGAGTATGACACTCTTTTCACCAAAGACTGCCTCCTTTTCCTTCACCAGTTAATCTCTACATTCGATAAGGAAGTTGATCAG GTTTTGCGTTTGcgagtgtctagaaaagcacacTTGGACTTATCTGGTGACCTACCGGGTTTCTTAGAAAACACATCCCATGTCAGGACAGACCCAGACTGGAGGGTGCTCCCTGTTCCCCCGAGGCTCTGCAGGAGGCATGTGGATATTGGGGACCTGGCTCCTTGTGATACACAGCGGTTTATCAAAGCTCTGCAGTCTCCAGCACAAGGCATACAG GTTGACTTTGATGATGGAAACTGCCCAACATACCACAACCAGATCAGAGGGATCCATAATGTCTTGAAAGCAGTCCACAACCAGTTCTCCG ATGTTCCTCACATATCTGAGGTGCCAGTGCTGATGCTTCGGCCTCGTGCCTGGAACATGGTGGAACCCAACATGATG GTAGAGGGGAAGCAGGCTCCTGGTCCACTTTTTGACTTTGGACTTCTCATGTTCCACTGTGGAAAGACACTGTTTGAAGAACAAAGTGGACCCTTTTTCTACCTATCAAAG GTGGAGAGCTTCATGGAGGCAAGACTGTGGAATAACATATTTGTGTGGACGCAGCAGAAG CTCGATCTTCCACTGGGTACCATCAAGGCCACAGTGCTCATTGAAAACATCTTGGCAGCTTTTGAAATGGAGGAGATTCTCTATGAGCTGCGAGATCATTCAGCAGGACTCAACTGTGGAATCTGGGATTATTCAGCCTCCTTTGTCAATAAGTTTG GTCATCGTGAGGCCTTCCTGCTGCCCGACCGCAGTAAATATGTCAACATGGAGAAACGCTTTCTGCGCAGCTACATGGACTTATTGGTTCAGACATGTCATCGTCGGGGAGCACTGGCCACCGGAGGCATGGCTGCCCTCCTGCTGCCTCAGGACACATACAGCACCTCCTACAGGACAGTACTGGACACTGTGACCAG ACTTAAGTTGCTGGAGATCCAGGCCGGTGTGGATGGTTTCATGGTATATGACCTAAGGTTGATTGAGCCCATGCAGGAA CTCTTCAGACTCCACACTGAAGGGGACAACCAGCTTCAGCAGCTTCGACACGATGTTATTGTGTCTCCTGATGACCTGCTGTCCATGCCATCA GGGGGAGTGACTCTTTCTGGACTGAAGCACAACATTGCAGTCAGTGTCCTCTTCATTAATGCTTGGTTATCAG GTAAAGGTCATTACTTCTACAGAGGCCAGGTCGAGGATTCAGCTACAGCAGAGATATCCAGGTCTCAG gtGTGGCAGTGGATCTgtcatcagactcagctggaGGATGACAGTAGACTGGTGAACCGGACACTGGTGACTGAACTCATCAAAGAAGCCCTGACAGAGCTCAGTGTATTCTGTCAATCTGCCAG gGAGAAATGGAGGTTACACACAGCAGCAGACATGGTCCTGGAGGTGGTCCTCAAGAGAGATTTCCCAGAATTTATCACCACCTACCTGAGTCAGGACCACACCTTTCTGAGCTCACACAGCAGAGGACGATCAGTGGACTCAGTCACAGACCAATCCAAACTATGA